Proteins encoded by one window of Nocardia goodfellowii:
- a CDS encoding YaeQ family protein, protein MALSATLHTFTVNLADVDRGVYTELDLRVARHPSETAEFMLTRLLAYCLEYTDGITFSEGGVSSTDQPAVLVRDLTGRVTAWIEVGAPDAERLHRGSKLAGRAAVYTHRDPVKVLAQLTGKRIHQSAEIPVYSFDRAFIDAAVPAIDRRNTATVSITERELFLELNGASLSTPVREHRIG, encoded by the coding sequence ATGGCCCTGAGCGCAACCCTGCACACCTTCACCGTCAACCTCGCCGATGTCGATCGCGGCGTCTACACGGAACTGGACTTGCGGGTCGCGCGGCATCCCTCGGAGACCGCCGAGTTCATGCTCACCCGCCTGCTGGCCTACTGCCTGGAATACACCGACGGGATCACCTTCAGCGAGGGCGGTGTCTCGTCCACCGACCAGCCCGCCGTGCTGGTGCGCGACCTCACCGGCCGGGTGACGGCCTGGATCGAGGTCGGCGCGCCCGACGCCGAGCGCCTGCACCGCGGCAGCAAGCTGGCCGGGCGCGCGGCCGTATACACCCATCGCGATCCGGTCAAGGTGCTGGCGCAACTGACCGGCAAGCGTATCCACCAGAGCGCGGAGATCCCCGTCTACAGCTTCGACCGGGCGTTCATCGACGCGGCCGTGCCCGCCATCGACCGGCGCAACACCGCCACCGTGTCGATCACCGAACGGGAGCTGTTCCTGGAGCTCAACGGCGCGAGCCTGAGCACACCGGTGCGGGAGCACCGCATCGGATAG
- a CDS encoding alkaline phosphatase D family protein gives MAELVLGPVLRHVDANSATVWVETDSACEVEVLGHRARTFQVGELHFALVCVDGLEPDTSNPYQVALDGETVWPEAGSEFPPCRIRTHPVRRILFGSCRAAKATPGVLEADKVGPDALDAYALRMRDLPEEQWPGALMLLGDQVYADQPTPYVEQWLARRRGGEEPEKEVVSFREYAELYHESWSDPEIRWLMSTTPTSMIFDDHDVRDDWNTSRTWRAQMAEKPWWRSRIRAGLASYWVYQHLGNLGRDELERNDLYREITKAGTDVQQLLEDFAEQADKEVDGRKPTRWSYRRDFGRIRLLVIDTRSGRILDGQRLMVGDEEFDWIEANAAGDFDHLLIGSSLPWLMPHAVSHLQSLNERAASLPGLRGRLGEKVRQVADLEHWPAFRVSFERLSGLIQRLGTAPDAPSTICVLSGDVHHSYAARAEYPEPTKSEVLQLVCSPVHNDPPKQYHLLFALSWARPLAAALRRLADKRGISPDPVRWEKVSGPHFGNSIASLDIAGRAATFTLETAIPDEGLIKVAELDLQANV, from the coding sequence ATGGCTGAGTTGGTTTTGGGCCCGGTGTTGCGACACGTCGACGCGAATTCGGCGACGGTCTGGGTGGAAACGGATTCGGCGTGCGAGGTAGAGGTGCTGGGGCACCGCGCGCGCACCTTCCAGGTGGGCGAGCTGCATTTCGCGCTGGTGTGCGTAGACGGCCTCGAGCCCGACACCTCGAACCCCTATCAGGTCGCCCTCGATGGTGAAACCGTCTGGCCCGAAGCGGGTTCGGAGTTTCCGCCGTGCCGCATCCGCACCCATCCGGTGCGGCGGATCCTGTTCGGTTCCTGCCGCGCCGCGAAGGCGACGCCCGGCGTCCTCGAGGCGGACAAGGTCGGCCCCGACGCGCTGGACGCCTACGCGCTGCGGATGCGTGACCTGCCCGAGGAGCAGTGGCCGGGCGCGCTGATGCTGCTCGGCGACCAGGTCTACGCCGATCAGCCGACACCGTATGTGGAGCAGTGGCTCGCGCGGCGCCGCGGTGGCGAGGAGCCGGAGAAGGAAGTGGTCTCGTTCCGCGAATACGCCGAGCTCTACCACGAATCCTGGTCCGACCCGGAGATCCGCTGGTTGATGTCGACCACGCCTACCTCGATGATCTTCGACGATCACGATGTCCGCGACGACTGGAACACCTCCCGCACCTGGCGGGCGCAGATGGCCGAAAAGCCTTGGTGGCGTAGTCGTATCCGCGCCGGGCTGGCCTCCTACTGGGTGTATCAGCATCTCGGCAATCTCGGCCGCGACGAGCTCGAACGCAACGATCTCTACCGTGAGATCACCAAGGCGGGCACCGACGTTCAGCAACTGCTGGAGGATTTCGCCGAGCAGGCGGACAAGGAAGTCGACGGCCGCAAACCCACCCGCTGGTCCTATCGCCGCGATTTCGGGCGAATCCGGTTGCTGGTCATCGATACTCGCAGCGGCCGCATTCTCGACGGGCAACGGCTTATGGTCGGTGACGAGGAATTCGATTGGATCGAGGCCAATGCGGCAGGCGATTTCGACCACCTCCTGATCGGGTCGTCATTGCCGTGGCTGATGCCGCACGCGGTAAGCCACCTGCAATCACTGAACGAACGCGCCGCGAGTTTGCCGGGGCTGCGCGGCCGGTTGGGTGAGAAAGTCAGGCAGGTAGCGGATTTGGAGCATTGGCCGGCGTTCCGGGTCTCGTTCGAACGACTATCCGGGTTGATCCAGCGGCTGGGCACCGCGCCGGACGCGCCGAGCACCATCTGCGTCCTGTCCGGCGATGTGCACCACAGCTATGCGGCTCGAGCCGAATACCCCGAGCCCACGAAATCCGAAGTGCTGCAATTGGTGTGCTCACCGGTGCACAACGATCCACCGAAGCAGTACCACCTGCTGTTCGCCCTGTCCTGGGCCCGTCCGCTGGCCGCGGCGCTGCGCCGGCTCGCCGACAAGCGCGGCATCTCACCGGACCCGGTGCGCTGGGAGAAGGTGAGCGGACCGCATTTCGGGAATTCCATCGCGTCCCTGGATATCGCGGGCCGGGCGGCCACGTTCACGCTGGAGACCGCGATCCCGGATGAGGGCCTGATCAAGGTCGCCGAGCTCGACCTGCAGGCAAACGTGTAG
- a CDS encoding MFS transporter, translated as MRTISTDIPARLDRLPWSRWHWTIVIGLGSVWILDGLEVTVVGSVAGRLSEPGSGLAITAAQVSGLAAALYVAGAGAGALFFGWLTDRFGRKKLFLITLAVYLFATAMTALSFNMWWFVFFRFLTGFGIGGEYAAINSAIDELIPRKYRGRIDIVINGTFWLGATAGALLSIVALNTNLFPTDIGWRLSFALGAVFGVVILIVRRTVPESPRWQFIHGREDDAERTVTEIERQVRADTGGELEDVSDQRLEITQRRATGFGEIASVLVRLYPKRAALGFSLFIGQAFLYNAITFNYALILTKSFDIDNGRVGYYFAVICFGNFLGPLLLGKLFDTIGRKPMIAGCYIGSALLLFGTAWLFQGGHLSAVTLTACWTAVLFVASCGASAAYLTVSEIFPMETRAMAIAFFYAIGTVAGGVAGPLVFAKLAEEGDPGRTALAFAIGATAMLLAGLVEVVYGVRAEQRSLEELARPLSAAGSAA; from the coding sequence GTGCGAACCATATCCACCGATATTCCGGCGCGTTTGGATCGGCTGCCGTGGTCCCGCTGGCACTGGACGATTGTGATCGGTCTGGGCTCGGTCTGGATTCTGGACGGGCTCGAGGTCACCGTCGTCGGTAGCGTGGCGGGCCGGCTGTCGGAACCGGGCAGCGGCCTGGCCATCACCGCCGCACAGGTCTCCGGCCTGGCGGCGGCGCTGTATGTGGCGGGTGCGGGCGCGGGCGCGCTGTTCTTCGGTTGGCTGACCGACCGGTTCGGGCGCAAGAAACTGTTTCTCATCACCCTCGCGGTGTATCTGTTCGCGACCGCGATGACGGCGCTGTCGTTCAACATGTGGTGGTTCGTGTTCTTTCGCTTCCTCACCGGATTCGGTATCGGCGGCGAGTACGCGGCGATCAATTCGGCCATCGACGAACTGATCCCGCGCAAATACCGCGGGCGCATCGATATCGTCATCAACGGGACGTTCTGGCTGGGCGCGACGGCGGGCGCGCTGCTGTCCATCGTGGCGCTGAACACGAATCTGTTCCCGACCGATATCGGCTGGCGGTTGTCGTTCGCGCTCGGCGCGGTTTTCGGCGTGGTCATCCTGATCGTGCGCCGGACGGTGCCGGAGAGTCCGCGCTGGCAGTTCATCCACGGCCGGGAGGACGACGCGGAGCGCACGGTCACCGAGATCGAACGCCAGGTGCGCGCGGACACCGGTGGCGAGCTCGAGGATGTCTCCGATCAACGGCTGGAGATCACCCAGCGCCGTGCCACCGGGTTCGGGGAGATCGCTTCGGTGCTGGTGCGGTTGTATCCGAAACGCGCGGCTCTCGGGTTCTCGTTGTTCATCGGTCAGGCATTTCTGTACAACGCGATCACCTTCAATTACGCGCTGATTCTGACGAAATCGTTCGACATCGACAATGGTCGGGTCGGTTACTACTTCGCGGTGATCTGCTTCGGCAATTTCCTGGGCCCGCTGCTGCTGGGCAAGCTGTTCGACACGATCGGGCGCAAACCCATGATCGCGGGCTGCTATATCGGCTCGGCGCTCCTGTTGTTCGGCACCGCATGGCTTTTCCAAGGCGGTCACCTGAGCGCCGTCACACTCACCGCCTGCTGGACCGCGGTGCTGTTCGTCGCCTCCTGCGGTGCGAGCGCCGCGTATCTCACGGTCAGCGAGATCTTCCCGATGGAGACCAGGGCCATGGCCATCGCGTTCTTCTACGCAATCGGCACCGTGGCGGGCGGCGTGGCCGGTCCGCTCGTCTTCGCGAAGCTCGCCGAGGAGGGTGACCCCGGCCGCACCGCGTTGGCGTTCGCCATCGGCGCGACGGCGATGCTGCTCGCCGGGCTGGTGGAAGTGGTCTACGGCGTGCGGGCCGAGCAGCGGTCGCTCGAGGAACTGGCGCGACCGCTCAGCGCCGCCGGATCGGCGGCGTAG
- a CDS encoding SRPBCC family protein has product MTDDIDVPRVVLASREISAPAAAIFELIADPAQQPRWDGNDNLSEAPAGQRVRAEGAVFAMTLTKGQVRENRVVEFEEGRRIAWLPAESGKEPPGHLWRWELEPLDANRTLVTHTYDWTGLTDEQRMPRARSTTPDKLQASVDRLAELAEKS; this is encoded by the coding sequence ATGACGGACGACATCGACGTGCCCCGGGTAGTCCTCGCCAGCCGGGAGATCTCCGCGCCCGCCGCGGCGATCTTCGAGCTGATCGCGGACCCGGCGCAGCAACCGCGCTGGGACGGCAACGACAACCTCTCGGAAGCGCCTGCGGGCCAACGGGTTCGCGCGGAGGGCGCGGTTTTCGCCATGACCCTCACCAAGGGGCAGGTGCGCGAGAACCGGGTGGTGGAGTTCGAGGAGGGCCGCCGGATCGCCTGGCTGCCCGCCGAATCCGGCAAGGAGCCGCCGGGGCATCTGTGGCGCTGGGAGCTGGAACCGTTGGACGCCAACCGGACTCTGGTCACGCACACCTACGACTGGACCGGGCTGACGGATGAGCAGCGGATGCCGCGCGCCCGCTCCACCACTCCCGACAAGTTGCAGGCCTCGGTGGACCGCCTCGCGGAGCTCGCCGAAAAGTCCTGA
- a CDS encoding MmcQ/YjbR family DNA-binding protein, with translation MSATGDDVRAVALSLPETAEDFAWGMPIFKVARKLFLTLPESETSMAVRCPILERDELVRAEPTKFWIATHEANNAWVRVRLSALDDRAELEAIVLDSWKQAAPPRLLSESGSGPQ, from the coding sequence GTGAGTGCCACTGGGGATGATGTTCGTGCTGTCGCGCTGTCGCTGCCGGAAACGGCCGAGGACTTCGCCTGGGGCATGCCGATTTTCAAAGTCGCCCGGAAACTGTTCCTGACCCTGCCGGAGTCGGAAACCTCGATGGCGGTCCGCTGCCCGATCCTGGAACGCGACGAACTGGTCCGCGCCGAACCCACCAAATTCTGGATCGCGACCCACGAAGCGAACAACGCCTGGGTCCGCGTCCGCCTGTCCGCCCTGGACGACCGAGCCGAACTGGAGGCCATCGTGCTCGACTCCTGGAAACAGGCCGCCCCACCCCGCTTGCTGAGCGAGAGCGGTTCAGGGCCGCAATAG
- a CDS encoding DNA polymerase domain-containing protein, whose amino-acid sequence MGTEERGGVELTNLDKPLFDGARATKRDLIDYLEVVGERLVRQLRDRPLSVIRIRPGQQPFMQKNLPKYTPEWVPRIKVWAESSHREVTYALCEDVRTLLWFGNQRAIEYHPTLLLADHAKGPTHLILDIDPPEGQPFDRAVLAAKLIRQALADDGLAGAVKTSGAKGLHIFVPLVEGLPIEDVAAATRAIAARAERLDPALATTAFIVEDRKGKVFLDSTRAGGATVVAAYSPRIRPGAPVSFPLSWSELEDVTPADFTIHTAPGLLGDRDPWADEMPAPQSLPADLLEEGHTIPIARVQAMHEGKRRARAARSKGDA is encoded by the coding sequence ATGGGCACAGAAGAGCGTGGCGGCGTAGAGCTGACCAACCTCGACAAGCCGCTGTTCGACGGCGCGCGGGCGACCAAGCGAGATCTGATCGACTACCTGGAGGTCGTCGGCGAACGGCTCGTACGCCAGCTCCGGGACCGCCCGCTCTCGGTCATCCGGATCCGCCCCGGCCAGCAACCTTTCATGCAGAAGAACCTGCCGAAGTACACCCCGGAGTGGGTGCCGCGGATAAAGGTGTGGGCGGAGAGTTCGCACCGTGAGGTCACCTACGCGCTCTGCGAAGATGTCCGCACCCTGCTGTGGTTCGGCAACCAGCGCGCCATCGAATACCACCCCACCCTGCTGCTCGCCGACCATGCCAAGGGTCCGACACACCTGATCCTCGATATCGACCCGCCCGAGGGACAGCCGTTCGACCGGGCGGTGCTCGCGGCGAAACTCATCCGGCAGGCCCTGGCCGACGACGGGCTCGCCGGGGCGGTGAAAACCAGTGGGGCCAAAGGCCTGCACATCTTCGTCCCGCTGGTCGAGGGTCTGCCCATCGAAGACGTCGCCGCCGCCACCCGTGCCATCGCCGCCCGCGCCGAACGCTTGGATCCGGCGCTGGCCACCACCGCCTTCATCGTGGAGGACCGCAAGGGCAAGGTGTTCCTCGATTCCACGCGTGCGGGCGGAGCCACCGTCGTGGCCGCCTACAGCCCCAGAATCCGCCCGGGCGCTCCCGTCTCCTTCCCGCTGTCCTGGTCCGAGCTCGAGGACGTCACCCCGGCCGATTTCACCATTCACACCGCCCCGGGCCTGCTCGGTGACCGCGACCCGTGGGCCGACGAAATGCCCGCGCCGCAAAGCCTTCCCGCGGATCTCCTGGAAGAGGGCCACACCATTCCGATCGCCCGGGTGCAAGCCATGCATGAAGGCAAACGCCGAGCCCGCGCGGCGCGGAGCAAGGGTGACGCGTAG